One Vigna unguiculata cultivar IT97K-499-35 chromosome 7, ASM411807v1, whole genome shotgun sequence genomic region harbors:
- the LOC114192489 gene encoding E3 ubiquitin-protein ligase RHF2A-like isoform X1 has product MEVPEMGGKTESRLTSAAAFVEGGIQDACDDSCSICLENFSKSDPATVTNCRHDFHLQCILEWCQRSSQCPMCWQAISLKDATSQELLEAVEQERSLRNMPSRNASIFHLSQHEFQRLPVERDSDIEERILRHLAAAASMRRAHPLGRRESQRSRSSSLGNVHSFVYATHPSAPPSVTGGGSEPAAIPAGNPSAPLIFDGTQQSSPQQRPLVQTRSSSFTSASTVPTTNLQRAHSNGSFASHSLPASHDEPQPSEQSFSDSLLSKFNAVSMRYKESISKGTRGWKERLFSPNSSVSELGSEVRRELNAKIASVSRLIERLETARENKNAAGTSVSNHSVAETSNNQNNVEVHGENSFPGSNSSATFSAVPDSKQALAQI; this is encoded by the exons ATGGAG GTTCCAGAAATGGGAGGCAAGACTGAAAGCCGTTTGACATCGGCAGCAGCCTTTGTGGAAGGGGGGATTCAAGACGCATGTGATGATTCTTGCAGCATATGCCTTGAAAATTTTAGCAAAAGTGATCCTGCAACT GTCACTAATTGCAGGCATGACTTCCATCTgcagtgcattcttgaatg GTGCCAGAGAAGCTCTCAATGCCCTATGTGTTGGCAAGCTATCAGCTTGAAGGATGCTACCAG TCAAGAACTGCTCGAGGCAGTAGAGCAGGAGAGGAGCTTGAGGAATATGCCATCCAGAAATGCTTCAATTTTTCATCTTTCGCAGCACGAATTTCAGCGT TTACCAGTGGAGCGTGATTCTGATATTGAAGAGCGAATCCTTCGACATTTAGCTGCTGCAGCATCAATGAGGAGAGCACACCCTCTTGGTCGGAGGGAAAGTCAACGATCTAGGTCATCTTCTCTTGGCAATGTACACTCCTTTGTGTACGCAACTCATCCTAGTGCACCTCCATCAGTTACTGGAGGGGGAAGTGAACCAGCTGCAATTCCTGCAGGAAATCCATCTGCTCCTCTTATATTTGATGGAACACAGCAATCATCACCACAGCAGAGGCCCCTAGTACAAACTCGGAGTTCTTCTTTTACTTCTGCCTCTACGGTCCCAACAACAAATCTTCAACGAGCTCACTCCAATGG AAGCTTTGCCTCTCATTCCTTGCCTGCAAGCCATGATGAACCACAGCCATCAGAACAATCATTCTCAGATTCTCTCCTTTCCAAATTTAATGCAGTATCCATGAG ATACAAAGAATCAATTTCAAAGGGCACAAGGGGATGGAAGGAGAGGCTGTTCTCTCCTAATTCTTCTGTGTCAGAACTTGGTTCTGAAGTTAGGAGAGAACTGAATGCCAAAATTGCTAGTGTGTCCCGATTGATTGAGCGCCTTGAAACTGCAAGAGAAAATAAGAACGCTGCAGGCACTTCTGTATCAAATCATTCCGTTGCAGAGACCAGCAACAACCAAAACAATGTGGAAGTTCATGGAGAGAACTCTTTTCCTGGCAGTAATTCTTCTGCTACTTTTTCTGCCGTCCCAGATTCAAA GCAAGCACTTGCTCAGATATGA
- the LOC114192489 gene encoding E3 ubiquitin-protein ligase RHF2A-like isoform X2, whose amino-acid sequence MEVPEMGGKTESRLTSAAAFVEGGIQDACDDSCSICLENFSKSDPATVTNCRHDFHLQCILEWCQRSSQCPMCWQAISLKDATSQELLEAVEQERSLRNMPSRNASIFHLSQHEFQRLPVERDSDIEERILRHLAAAASMRRAHPLGRRESQRSRSSSLGNVHSFVYATHPSAPPSVTGGGSEPAAIPAGNPSAPLIFDGTQQSSPQQRPLVQTRSSSFTSASTVPTTNLQRAHSNGFASHSLPASHDEPQPSEQSFSDSLLSKFNAVSMRYKESISKGTRGWKERLFSPNSSVSELGSEVRRELNAKIASVSRLIERLETARENKNAAGTSVSNHSVAETSNNQNNVEVHGENSFPGSNSSATFSAVPDSKQALAQI is encoded by the exons ATGGAG GTTCCAGAAATGGGAGGCAAGACTGAAAGCCGTTTGACATCGGCAGCAGCCTTTGTGGAAGGGGGGATTCAAGACGCATGTGATGATTCTTGCAGCATATGCCTTGAAAATTTTAGCAAAAGTGATCCTGCAACT GTCACTAATTGCAGGCATGACTTCCATCTgcagtgcattcttgaatg GTGCCAGAGAAGCTCTCAATGCCCTATGTGTTGGCAAGCTATCAGCTTGAAGGATGCTACCAG TCAAGAACTGCTCGAGGCAGTAGAGCAGGAGAGGAGCTTGAGGAATATGCCATCCAGAAATGCTTCAATTTTTCATCTTTCGCAGCACGAATTTCAGCGT TTACCAGTGGAGCGTGATTCTGATATTGAAGAGCGAATCCTTCGACATTTAGCTGCTGCAGCATCAATGAGGAGAGCACACCCTCTTGGTCGGAGGGAAAGTCAACGATCTAGGTCATCTTCTCTTGGCAATGTACACTCCTTTGTGTACGCAACTCATCCTAGTGCACCTCCATCAGTTACTGGAGGGGGAAGTGAACCAGCTGCAATTCCTGCAGGAAATCCATCTGCTCCTCTTATATTTGATGGAACACAGCAATCATCACCACAGCAGAGGCCCCTAGTACAAACTCGGAGTTCTTCTTTTACTTCTGCCTCTACGGTCCCAACAACAAATCTTCAACGAGCTCACTCCAATGG CTTTGCCTCTCATTCCTTGCCTGCAAGCCATGATGAACCACAGCCATCAGAACAATCATTCTCAGATTCTCTCCTTTCCAAATTTAATGCAGTATCCATGAG ATACAAAGAATCAATTTCAAAGGGCACAAGGGGATGGAAGGAGAGGCTGTTCTCTCCTAATTCTTCTGTGTCAGAACTTGGTTCTGAAGTTAGGAGAGAACTGAATGCCAAAATTGCTAGTGTGTCCCGATTGATTGAGCGCCTTGAAACTGCAAGAGAAAATAAGAACGCTGCAGGCACTTCTGTATCAAATCATTCCGTTGCAGAGACCAGCAACAACCAAAACAATGTGGAAGTTCATGGAGAGAACTCTTTTCCTGGCAGTAATTCTTCTGCTACTTTTTCTGCCGTCCCAGATTCAAA GCAAGCACTTGCTCAGATATGA
- the LOC114192489 gene encoding E3 ubiquitin-protein ligase RHF2A-like isoform X3, with protein sequence MEVPEMGGKTESRLTSAAAFVEGGIQDACDDSCSICLENFSKSDPATVTNCRHDFHLQCILEWCQRSSQCPMCWQAISLKDATSQELLEAVEQERSLRNMPSRNASIFHLSQHEFQRLPVERDSDIEERILRHLAAAASMRRAHPLGRRESQRSRSSSLGNVHSFVYATHPSAPPSVTGGGSEPAAIPAGNPSAPLIFDGTQQSSPQQRPLVQTRSSSFTSASTVPTTNLQRAHSNGSFASHSLPASHDEPQPSEQSFSDSLLSKFNAVSMRYKESISKGTRGWKERLFSPNSSVSELGSEVRRELNAKIASVSRLIERLETARENKNAAGTSVSNHSVAETSNNQNNVEVHGENSFPGSNSSATFSAVPDSK encoded by the exons ATGGAG GTTCCAGAAATGGGAGGCAAGACTGAAAGCCGTTTGACATCGGCAGCAGCCTTTGTGGAAGGGGGGATTCAAGACGCATGTGATGATTCTTGCAGCATATGCCTTGAAAATTTTAGCAAAAGTGATCCTGCAACT GTCACTAATTGCAGGCATGACTTCCATCTgcagtgcattcttgaatg GTGCCAGAGAAGCTCTCAATGCCCTATGTGTTGGCAAGCTATCAGCTTGAAGGATGCTACCAG TCAAGAACTGCTCGAGGCAGTAGAGCAGGAGAGGAGCTTGAGGAATATGCCATCCAGAAATGCTTCAATTTTTCATCTTTCGCAGCACGAATTTCAGCGT TTACCAGTGGAGCGTGATTCTGATATTGAAGAGCGAATCCTTCGACATTTAGCTGCTGCAGCATCAATGAGGAGAGCACACCCTCTTGGTCGGAGGGAAAGTCAACGATCTAGGTCATCTTCTCTTGGCAATGTACACTCCTTTGTGTACGCAACTCATCCTAGTGCACCTCCATCAGTTACTGGAGGGGGAAGTGAACCAGCTGCAATTCCTGCAGGAAATCCATCTGCTCCTCTTATATTTGATGGAACACAGCAATCATCACCACAGCAGAGGCCCCTAGTACAAACTCGGAGTTCTTCTTTTACTTCTGCCTCTACGGTCCCAACAACAAATCTTCAACGAGCTCACTCCAATGG AAGCTTTGCCTCTCATTCCTTGCCTGCAAGCCATGATGAACCACAGCCATCAGAACAATCATTCTCAGATTCTCTCCTTTCCAAATTTAATGCAGTATCCATGAG ATACAAAGAATCAATTTCAAAGGGCACAAGGGGATGGAAGGAGAGGCTGTTCTCTCCTAATTCTTCTGTGTCAGAACTTGGTTCTGAAGTTAGGAGAGAACTGAATGCCAAAATTGCTAGTGTGTCCCGATTGATTGAGCGCCTTGAAACTGCAAGAGAAAATAAGAACGCTGCAGGCACTTCTGTATCAAATCATTCCGTTGCAGAGACCAGCAACAACCAAAACAATGTGGAAGTTCATGGAGAGAACTCTTTTCCTGGCAGTAATTCTTCTGCTACTTTTTCTGCCGTCCCAGATTCAAAGTGA